A genome region from Carassius gibelio isolate Cgi1373 ecotype wild population from Czech Republic chromosome A23, carGib1.2-hapl.c, whole genome shotgun sequence includes the following:
- the LOC127944720 gene encoding small integral membrane protein 29: MNISTQPPHTLSGDTALSSVLVPVLVLCVLGSVAAVVMYIKRRQRIDRLRHQLLPVYTYDPTEELNEAEQDILWKEEDTKVVQGWMRTYQQRRSLTSKDPDA, translated from the exons ATGAACATCAGCACACAGCCCCCTCACACCCTCAGCGGAGACACGGCCCTCAGCAGCGTGCTGGTGCCCGTCCTCGTCCTCTGTGTCCTGGGGAGCGTCGCAGCAGTG GTGATGTACATAAAGAGGAGACAGAG GATCGATAGACTGCGCCATCAGCTGCTTCCAGTTTACACTTACGACCCGACCGAAGAGCTGAACGAGGCTGAGCAGGACATACTTTGGAAGGAGGAAGACACAAAG GTGGTGCAGGGTTGGATGAGGACGTATCAGCAGCGCAGATCCCTGACCTCAAAGGATCCTGATGCATGA
- the LOC127944716 gene encoding diphosphoinositol polyphosphate phosphohydrolase 1-like yields the protein MIKLKSKQTRTYDRDGYKQRAACLCFRSEREEEVLLVSSSSHPERWIVPGGGMEPEEEPSVAAVREVCEEAGVKGTLGRLVGVFENRDRKHRTYVYVLIVTEVLEDWEDSVNIGRKREWFKTEDAHRVLQGHKPVQASYFRALQQDCMTSNGTSLEDTYNMNHNSLSSIR from the exons ATGATAAAGCTGAAGTCCAAGCAGACGCGCACGTATGACAGAGACGGCTATAAACAGCGCGCGGCCTGCCTGTGCTTCAGGAGCGAGCGCGAGGAGGAG GTGCTGCTGGTGAGCAGCAGCAGTCATCCAGAGAGATGGATCGTTCCTGGAGGAGGGATGGAGCCGGAGGAGGAGCCCAGTGTTGCTGCTGTCAGGGAGGTGTGTGAGGAG GCAGGAGTAAAAGGTACATTAGGAAGATTGGTAGGCGTTTTTGAG AACCGAGACAGAAAGCATCGAACGTATGTCTATGTTCTCATCGTAACCGAGGTTCTGGAGGACTGGGAGGACTCAGTAAATATTG GGAGGAAGAGGGAGTGGTTTAAGACCGAAGATGCCCACCGTGTGCTACAGGGTCACAAACCTGTGCAGGCATCTTACTTCAGAGCCCTTCAGCAGGACTGTATGACCAGCAACGGCACGTCTCTGGAGGACACTTACAACATGAACCACAACTCTCTCTCCAGCATCAGATAA